Proteins from a single region of Limosilactobacillus fermentum:
- the infC gene encoding translation initiation factor IF-3, protein MIVNNGIRAREVRLIDQNGEQLGIKSKREALQLAEDAGLDLVLVAPKARPAVARIMDYGKYRFEMQKKEREARKNQKTVAVKEIRLSPTIDTNDFNVKLGRVRKFIEKGDQVRVSLRFRGRAITHKDIGRDMIERMAEETKDIATVVQRPKMEGRSMFLTLAPLDKAKK, encoded by the coding sequence ATGATTGTCAATAACGGTATTCGTGCGCGGGAAGTTCGCCTGATCGACCAGAACGGGGAACAACTTGGTATTAAGTCCAAGCGTGAAGCATTGCAACTTGCAGAGGATGCCGGCCTTGACCTGGTGCTTGTTGCACCCAAGGCTCGCCCAGCGGTTGCGCGGATCATGGATTACGGGAAGTACCGTTTTGAGATGCAAAAAAAGGAACGGGAAGCCCGCAAGAACCAAAAGACGGTTGCCGTCAAGGAAATTCGCTTAAGCCCCACGATCGACACCAACGACTTTAACGTTAAGTTAGGTCGGGTACGGAAGTTCATCGAAAAGGGTGATCAAGTGCGCGTTTCCCTACGGTTCCGTGGCCGGGCCATTACCCACAAGGATATCGGTCGGGACATGATTGAACGGATGGCGGAGGAAACCAAAGACATCGCCACGGTTGTGCAACGGCCAAAGATGGAAGGGCGGAGCATGTTCTTAACGCTTGCCCCGCTTGATAAAGCAAAAAAATAA
- the dnaI gene encoding primosomal protein DnaI: MQSINQAVSAALKARDNNQAYQQLVDHVLNDPEVHQFLAQNANSLTVETIERGYSKLYEFYRERELMRAGRATVAPGYAPRLELANGQIAVTYVPTAQLNAQREQEARLNRVQAINMPKFIRQASFDTFYMEPERTSPSRQQAFMAVTDFMNRYLANQGFVPGLYFSGSFGVGKTFLLGALANELAGRGVESTLVHFPTFAVQMKGAIANNTLDQKRDRVKAAPILMLDDIGADALSTWLRDDILGVILEYRMQEELPTFFSSNFTMVELEAHLAVDTQGNQEPLKAKRIMERIRFLAREVPVSGRNLRQEQRA; encoded by the coding sequence ATGCAATCAATCAACCAGGCGGTTAGCGCCGCTTTAAAGGCCCGCGATAATAACCAGGCCTACCAGCAACTCGTCGACCACGTCTTAAACGACCCGGAAGTCCACCAGTTTCTGGCGCAAAACGCGAACTCCCTAACGGTCGAAACCATTGAGCGCGGCTACTCAAAACTGTACGAATTCTACCGGGAACGGGAGTTAATGCGCGCCGGCCGGGCAACGGTCGCCCCGGGGTATGCGCCCCGCCTCGAACTGGCCAACGGGCAAATCGCCGTGACCTACGTTCCGACCGCCCAGTTAAACGCACAACGCGAACAAGAGGCCCGCCTTAACCGGGTCCAAGCCATCAACATGCCCAAGTTCATCCGCCAGGCCTCGTTTGATACCTTTTACATGGAACCCGAACGGACCTCGCCTAGTCGCCAGCAGGCCTTCATGGCGGTGACGGACTTTATGAACCGTTACTTGGCCAACCAAGGCTTTGTTCCAGGCCTCTACTTTTCCGGCAGCTTTGGCGTGGGCAAGACCTTCTTGCTCGGCGCCTTAGCAAACGAACTGGCCGGCCGCGGGGTTGAGTCAACCTTAGTTCACTTCCCCACCTTCGCGGTGCAGATGAAGGGGGCGATCGCCAATAACACCCTCGACCAAAAGCGCGACCGGGTTAAGGCGGCCCCAATTTTAATGCTCGATGATATCGGCGCCGATGCTTTATCGACCTGGCTACGCGACGATATCTTGGGGGTTATCTTGGAGTACCGGATGCAAGAGGAGCTACCGACCTTTTTCTCTTCCAACTTCACCATGGTTGAGTTAGAGGCCCACCTGGCGGTCGATACCCAAGGGAACCAGGAGCCCCTAAAGGCTAAGCGGATTATGGAACGGATTCGCTTTTTGGCCCGAGAAGTCCCGGTCAGCGGCCGTAACCTCCGTCAAGAACAAAGGGCTTGA
- a CDS encoding DnaD domain protein codes for MGTTPFKLQPQTGYLVAASPDYAGIVQEWLVDYYQPLLSPTALSLLLALSGRLVPNPMPAERHQHTVLLDQLGVGINQIDQARGQLEALGLLRTFFRVDQLGPVVIYQLQALKSPAEFINEDLFAVVLLQHVGERRYQQLVDKANRYHLATDDYHELTQGFFEVFKPLASPADQHTVAASKDQLGQPSEPRVTAPEPSVDWQFLANQVQAQGLASDQLSKHRQLIIAEKRVYGLTELELATLLLAATDLTTGELNSEQFKAVVANRAAPKETVPVKPAPQPADKTGTLTPQEKALVLEADQGAPLQYLTNLKKATGSGFVTPTERRTLERLVSQTPLTDGAINVLSYYVVVEQGNANLAPNFVNTIANNWTRQGVRTAADAVAAIQKFWQKTSEPKRPTSKKGRRKTIVEQLPAWAQDDSKQPAQVASPEQIQAAKEALAKLRASENKPHHNQ; via the coding sequence ATGGGTACCACCCCATTTAAGCTACAACCGCAAACCGGCTACCTCGTCGCCGCCAGTCCGGATTACGCCGGCATAGTTCAAGAGTGGTTGGTGGATTACTACCAACCACTACTTAGCCCCACGGCGCTTAGCTTATTGTTGGCACTTAGCGGGCGGTTGGTCCCCAACCCGATGCCAGCGGAGCGCCACCAGCACACCGTCCTGTTGGACCAATTAGGGGTGGGGATTAATCAAATTGACCAGGCCCGCGGCCAACTGGAGGCCCTGGGGCTGTTGCGGACCTTCTTTCGGGTCGATCAGCTGGGCCCGGTAGTGATCTACCAGCTACAGGCCTTAAAGAGCCCCGCGGAATTCATTAACGAGGACCTGTTTGCCGTCGTTCTTTTACAACACGTGGGGGAACGGCGCTACCAGCAGTTGGTGGACAAGGCTAACCGTTACCACCTGGCTACCGATGACTATCACGAGTTAACCCAGGGCTTTTTTGAGGTCTTCAAGCCGCTGGCGTCTCCGGCGGACCAGCACACCGTGGCGGCAAGCAAGGACCAGTTGGGCCAGCCGAGCGAACCACGGGTAACGGCCCCCGAACCAAGCGTTGACTGGCAATTCTTGGCCAACCAGGTTCAGGCCCAGGGATTAGCTAGCGACCAACTATCAAAGCACCGCCAGTTGATCATTGCCGAAAAGCGGGTTTACGGTTTGACGGAGCTGGAGTTGGCCACCCTACTGTTGGCGGCCACCGATTTAACCACGGGCGAACTAAACTCCGAACAGTTTAAGGCGGTGGTGGCCAACCGGGCGGCACCAAAGGAAACAGTGCCGGTTAAACCAGCCCCCCAACCGGCCGACAAAACGGGGACACTGACGCCCCAGGAAAAGGCCCTCGTGCTAGAAGCCGATCAGGGCGCCCCACTCCAGTACCTAACGAACCTCAAGAAGGCGACTGGTTCGGGCTTTGTTACCCCGACCGAGCGGCGGACCTTAGAACGGCTAGTTAGCCAGACGCCGTTAACCGACGGGGCGATTAACGTCTTGAGTTACTACGTTGTGGTTGAGCAAGGGAACGCCAATTTAGCGCCTAACTTCGTCAACACGATTGCCAATAACTGGACCCGCCAGGGCGTGCGGACGGCCGCCGATGCGGTAGCGGCGATCCAAAAGTTTTGGCAAAAAACCAGCGAACCAAAGCGGCCGACCTCCAAAAAGGGCCGGCGTAAAACAATTGTCGAACAGCTCCCCGCTTGGGCGCAGGATGACTCAAAACAACCGGCCCAAGTGGCGTCGCCAGAACAAATTCAAGCGGCCAAAGAGGCCCTGGCTAAACTCCGGGCCAGCGAAAACAAACCGCACCACAATCAATGA
- the nrdR gene encoding transcriptional regulator NrdR — protein sequence MLCPHCHHNGSRVIDSHPAEDGMSIRRRRECVNCGFRFTTFERYEETPLLVVKKDGTREEFNRQKILNGLVRSAEKRPVSMDKLTKIADHVEARVRRLGENEVSSQVIGEFVMNELKPVDEIAYIRFASVYRQFKDVDAFFKEIESMKKEER from the coding sequence ATGCTTTGTCCACACTGTCATCATAATGGATCACGCGTGATCGACAGTCACCCCGCTGAAGATGGGATGTCCATCCGGCGGCGGCGCGAATGCGTCAACTGTGGCTTCCGCTTTACCACCTTTGAACGATACGAGGAAACACCGTTACTCGTGGTCAAAAAGGATGGAACCCGGGAAGAATTTAACCGCCAAAAGATCTTAAACGGGCTCGTGCGCTCGGCGGAAAAGCGGCCGGTCAGCATGGATAAGCTAACCAAGATTGCCGATCACGTCGAAGCCCGGGTCCGGCGCCTTGGTGAAAACGAGGTCTCCAGTCAGGTCATCGGTGAGTTTGTCATGAACGAACTTAAACCGGTCGACGAAATTGCCTACATCCGCTTCGCCAGTGTCTACCGCCAGTTTAAAGACGTCGATGCCTTCTTTAAGGAAATTGAATCGATGAAAAAGGAGGAGCGTTGA
- the coaE gene encoding dephospho-CoA kinase (Dephospho-CoA kinase (CoaE) performs the final step in coenzyme A biosynthesis.) has translation MTKVIGLTGGIASGKSTVAAQLRQAGLVVLDADQVARAVVQKDSPGLLALTRAFGRQILKPDGSLNRAKLGQLVFSDPAARKQVDAITHPLIRQVFEASLAALKRLGVPLVVLDVPLLLEAGYQRYCDQVVVVKVDPLTQLHRLMARNHYGSQEARERIATQMPLAEKLAHADVVIDNNGSREKTARQVAKLIASWREGADLHSVV, from the coding sequence ATGACTAAGGTAATTGGTTTAACCGGCGGGATTGCCAGCGGCAAATCGACCGTGGCGGCCCAGTTGCGCCAAGCCGGCCTGGTGGTCCTTGATGCCGACCAAGTCGCCCGGGCGGTGGTCCAAAAAGACAGTCCCGGCCTGCTAGCGCTGACCCGGGCCTTCGGACGTCAAATTTTAAAGCCGGATGGGAGCCTAAACCGGGCCAAACTAGGGCAACTGGTCTTTAGTGACCCGGCGGCCAGGAAACAAGTTGACGCCATTACCCACCCCTTGATTCGCCAAGTTTTTGAAGCAAGCCTAGCCGCGTTGAAACGACTAGGGGTGCCGCTAGTTGTCTTAGACGTTCCCTTGTTGCTGGAAGCCGGCTACCAACGCTATTGCGATCAGGTGGTGGTCGTCAAGGTTGACCCGCTTACCCAACTGCACCGTTTGATGGCCCGTAACCACTACGGTAGCCAAGAAGCCAGGGAACGAATCGCCACCCAAATGCCGTTAGCGGAAAAATTGGCCCACGCCGACGTGGTAATTGATAACAACGGGAGCAGGGAAAAGACTGCCCGTCAGGTGGCTAAGTTGATTGCTAGCTGGCGGGAAGGGGCCGATTTGCACTCTGTGGTATAA
- the mutM gene encoding DNA-formamidopyrimidine glycosylase has product MPEMPEVETVRRGLMRIAAGRQIKGIDVNYGKTIENDVEEFRQALIGQTIERIDRRGKYLLFRFSNDLTMVSHLRMEGSYFNQPTGAEVDKHTHVIFHFTDGTDLCYRDTRKFGRMHLVKTGEEMTVGGLKTIGPEPTEEDFQFDYFKQILKKSRSKIKPFLLDQSHVAGLGNIYADEVLWQTQINPEQPANSLTDDQIKRLRENIIAEIARATAGHGTTVHTFKNAFGDAGQFQNELQAYGHSGDACPRCGTKLVKIKVAQRGTTFCPHCQALVEPDD; this is encoded by the coding sequence ATGCCAGAAATGCCAGAAGTTGAAACCGTGCGGCGGGGGTTAATGCGAATCGCGGCCGGCCGTCAGATCAAGGGGATTGACGTCAATTACGGGAAGACGATTGAAAATGACGTCGAGGAGTTTCGCCAGGCCTTGATCGGCCAAACCATCGAACGAATCGACCGCCGGGGGAAGTACTTGCTCTTCCGCTTTTCCAACGACCTGACGATGGTCTCCCACCTACGGATGGAGGGGAGTTACTTTAACCAACCGACCGGCGCCGAAGTTGATAAGCACACCCACGTGATTTTTCACTTCACCGACGGCACCGACCTGTGCTACCGCGACACCCGTAAGTTTGGGCGGATGCACCTGGTTAAAACCGGGGAAGAAATGACGGTCGGCGGGCTGAAAACGATCGGCCCGGAACCAACTGAAGAGGACTTTCAGTTTGATTACTTCAAGCAGATCCTCAAGAAGAGCCGGAGCAAGATTAAGCCCTTCTTGTTGGATCAGTCCCACGTGGCCGGGTTAGGAAACATCTACGCTGACGAAGTCCTTTGGCAAACCCAAATTAACCCCGAGCAACCGGCTAATTCGCTGACTGACGATCAAATTAAGCGCCTGCGCGAAAACATCATCGCAGAAATCGCCCGGGCCACGGCGGGCCACGGGACGACCGTCCACACCTTTAAAAACGCCTTCGGGGACGCTGGTCAATTCCAAAATGAACTCCAGGCTTACGGGCACAGCGGTGACGCTTGCCCGCGCTGCGGCACCAAGCTAGTCAAAATTAAGGTGGCCCAGCGGGGGACGACTTTTTGTCCGCACTGCCAAGCGCTGGTGGAACCAGATGACTAA
- the polA gene encoding DNA polymerase I, with protein MAKQLLLIDGNSIVFRAFFAMHNQMEKFTNQAGLHTAAIYGFKLMLDHILKEVQPDAALVAFDAGKTTFRTEKYADYKGSRDKTPGELVEQLPYVRKLVEASGLHAYELVNYEADDIIGTLAKEGDQAGFETMIVTGDRDLTQLATDHTTVAVTKRGVTQTEEFTPAYMQEKLGVTPRQYIDVKALMGDSSDNYPGVTKIGEKTAVSLIQEYGSLDGLYENIAAMKKSKRKENLINEEKIARECQDLATIRRDAPLAIGLKDIAYQGPDEAALIDLYQELDFKSFLKELGAQEGGAQVDQAPIEYQVLDEDNMALVDQLGATVCFQLEMPDANYHESPLAGFVIGDGKRWLVSRNADLLTTAPLKKLLEDPAVEKDVFNAKAQLVGLHRLGVDLAGVNFDLLLASYLLNTSENANDLGVLAAAHDYHQVQTDEEVYGKGAKRAIPADDEVFFTHLAKKARAIRDLKEPLYQQLTDNEQLPLYEDIERPLSAVLAHMEITGIHVDAATLKEMGSKLVEREAELEQAIYQEAGEEFNINSPKQLGVILFEKMKLPVIKKTKTGYSTAVDVLEKLADRAPIVQDILAYRQISKLQSTYITGLLKVIHQDDQKIHTRYLQTLTATGRLSSVDPNLQNIPVRLEEGRQIRRAFTPSAPGWKIFSSDYSQVELRVLAHVTGDKNMQADFLAGKDIHAATAKRIFHLQSEDEVTPNMRRQAKAVNFGIVYGISDYGLAQNIHVSRPQAHEFIQSYFKEFPGVEKYVHDIVELAKQQGYVETLTHRRRYLPEIHAKSFTQRSFAERMAMNTPIQGSAADIIKIAMIRMEKALKERGLRARMLLQIHDELVFEAPEEEIATLEELVPSIMDSAVKLDVPLKVESKSGATWYDLKK; from the coding sequence ATGGCTAAGCAGCTTTTATTAATCGACGGGAATAGCATCGTCTTCCGGGCGTTTTTCGCCATGCACAACCAGATGGAGAAGTTTACCAACCAGGCGGGGTTACACACGGCGGCCATCTACGGGTTCAAACTGATGCTGGATCACATATTAAAGGAGGTTCAACCAGACGCCGCCTTGGTGGCCTTTGACGCCGGTAAGACCACCTTTCGGACCGAAAAGTACGCCGATTACAAGGGGAGCCGTGATAAAACGCCGGGTGAGCTAGTGGAACAACTGCCCTACGTACGCAAGCTGGTCGAAGCAAGTGGCCTCCACGCTTACGAACTAGTTAATTACGAGGCCGATGACATCATTGGGACCCTGGCCAAGGAAGGGGACCAGGCCGGCTTTGAGACGATGATTGTGACCGGGGACCGTGATTTGACCCAGCTGGCCACCGACCACACCACCGTGGCCGTTACCAAGCGCGGGGTGACCCAAACCGAGGAGTTCACCCCGGCATACATGCAAGAAAAGCTGGGCGTCACCCCACGCCAATACATCGATGTGAAGGCCCTGATGGGGGATAGCTCCGATAACTACCCCGGGGTTACCAAGATTGGTGAAAAAACGGCGGTCTCCCTGATTCAGGAATACGGCTCTTTGGACGGGTTGTACGAAAACATCGCCGCGATGAAAAAGTCCAAGCGCAAGGAAAACCTGATCAACGAAGAAAAGATTGCTCGGGAGTGCCAAGACCTAGCGACGATCCGCCGGGACGCTCCGCTGGCGATCGGCTTAAAAGACATCGCCTACCAGGGACCGGACGAAGCCGCCCTAATTGACCTGTACCAAGAATTAGACTTCAAGTCCTTTTTAAAGGAGCTAGGCGCCCAAGAAGGGGGCGCACAAGTTGACCAAGCGCCAATCGAATATCAGGTGTTAGACGAAGACAACATGGCGTTGGTTGATCAACTCGGGGCTACCGTTTGCTTTCAATTAGAAATGCCGGACGCTAACTACCACGAATCACCACTGGCCGGCTTTGTAATTGGCGATGGCAAGCGGTGGCTAGTCAGCCGTAACGCCGACCTATTAACCACCGCCCCGCTAAAGAAGCTACTCGAAGACCCAGCGGTTGAAAAGGACGTCTTCAACGCCAAGGCCCAGCTGGTCGGCTTACACCGGTTAGGGGTTGACCTGGCCGGGGTCAACTTTGACTTGCTCTTGGCTTCTTACCTGCTCAACACGAGTGAAAACGCCAATGACTTAGGGGTGCTGGCGGCCGCCCACGATTACCACCAGGTCCAAACTGATGAAGAGGTTTACGGGAAGGGTGCTAAGCGGGCCATTCCGGCTGACGACGAGGTCTTTTTCACCCACCTAGCCAAAAAGGCCCGGGCGATTAGGGACCTTAAAGAACCCCTATACCAACAGCTGACCGATAACGAGCAACTACCGCTCTACGAAGACATTGAACGCCCCTTGTCCGCGGTCTTGGCCCACATGGAAATCACCGGGATTCATGTCGACGCAGCGACCCTAAAGGAGATGGGCTCCAAGTTAGTTGAACGTGAGGCGGAGCTAGAACAGGCAATTTACCAAGAAGCCGGCGAGGAGTTTAACATTAACTCCCCGAAGCAGCTGGGCGTAATCTTATTTGAAAAGATGAAGCTACCGGTCATCAAAAAGACCAAGACCGGCTACTCGACGGCCGTCGACGTCTTAGAAAAGCTGGCCGACCGGGCACCGATCGTCCAAGACATCTTGGCCTACCGGCAAATCAGCAAGCTGCAATCAACTTACATCACCGGCTTACTCAAGGTGATCCACCAAGACGACCAAAAGATCCACACCCGCTACTTGCAGACCCTAACGGCGACCGGCCGTCTCTCGTCAGTCGACCCGAACCTGCAAAACATTCCGGTTCGCCTGGAAGAAGGGCGCCAAATCCGGCGGGCCTTTACCCCCTCGGCACCGGGGTGGAAGATCTTTTCGTCGGACTACTCGCAGGTTGAACTGCGGGTTTTGGCCCACGTCACCGGCGATAAGAACATGCAGGCTGATTTCTTGGCGGGCAAGGACATCCACGCCGCCACGGCCAAGCGGATCTTCCACTTGCAAAGCGAAGACGAAGTGACCCCCAACATGCGCCGGCAGGCCAAGGCGGTCAACTTCGGGATTGTGTACGGGATTTCCGATTACGGCCTAGCCCAAAACATCCACGTCTCCCGCCCACAGGCCCACGAATTCATCCAGAGTTACTTCAAGGAATTCCCGGGGGTGGAAAAGTACGTTCACGACATCGTGGAACTGGCTAAACAGCAGGGCTACGTCGAAACCCTGACCCACCGGCGCCGTTACCTGCCGGAAATTCACGCGAAGTCCTTTACCCAGCGTTCCTTTGCCGAACGAATGGCCATGAACACCCCGATTCAGGGGTCGGCTGCCGACATCATCAAGATTGCCATGATCCGAATGGAAAAGGCCTTAAAGGAGCGGGGCTTACGGGCCCGGATGCTCTTGCAGATCCATGACGAACTGGTCTTTGAAGCGCCGGAAGAAGAAATCGCCACCTTAGAGGAGCTGGTTCCTTCCATTATGGACTCGGCCGTAAAGCTAGACGTACCACTGAAGGTGGAAAGCAAGTCCGGGGCAACCTGGTACGACCTGAAAAAATAA
- a CDS encoding alpha/beta hydrolase, giving the protein MEVAIKSAGLTLRGLLEGSDQVPNDRIAILMHGFKGDLGYTEENLLNQLAHRLNDQGLATLRFDFAGCGKSDGQFSDMTVLSELQDGMKIIDYARQEVQAKKIILVGHSQGGVVASMLAAYYRDVIDKLVLLAPAATLKDDALIGTCQGTTYDPNHIPDYVTVGGFKVGGDYFRTAQLLPIYETAQHYAGPVLMIHGLADTVVDPKASQKYNVMYQNGVIHFLEGASHQLRGDGDQRETTLQLVADFLN; this is encoded by the coding sequence ATGGAAGTTGCAATCAAGAGTGCCGGTCTTACCTTACGGGGGCTGCTCGAGGGGAGCGACCAGGTGCCAAACGACCGGATCGCCATTTTAATGCACGGTTTTAAGGGTGACCTAGGTTACACCGAGGAGAACCTCTTAAACCAACTGGCCCACCGCTTAAACGACCAGGGCCTGGCCACGTTACGGTTTGACTTTGCCGGTTGCGGTAAGTCCGACGGTCAGTTTAGCGACATGACCGTGTTAAGCGAACTTCAAGACGGCATGAAGATCATCGACTACGCCCGCCAGGAGGTTCAGGCAAAGAAAATCATCCTGGTTGGCCACTCACAAGGCGGGGTGGTGGCTTCGATGCTCGCCGCCTACTACCGCGACGTGATTGACAAGTTAGTTCTCTTGGCCCCAGCTGCCACCCTCAAAGATGACGCCCTGATCGGGACTTGCCAAGGAACCACCTACGATCCCAACCACATTCCCGACTACGTAACGGTTGGTGGCTTCAAAGTCGGCGGCGACTACTTCAGGACCGCCCAACTGCTGCCAATTTACGAAACCGCCCAGCACTACGCCGGCCCGGTTTTGATGATCCACGGCCTGGCCGACACGGTGGTCGACCCCAAGGCCTCACAAAAGTACAACGTTATGTACCAAAACGGGGTGATCCACTTCCTGGAGGGGGCCAGCCACCAGTTACGTGGCGACGGCGACCAACGGGAAACCACCCTTCAATTAGTGGCCGATTTCTTAAACTAA
- a CDS encoding Bax inhibitor-1/YccA family protein, with translation MDNFSREPERREVNVSGLNTFLTRMYGLMSLAVFVSAITAYLTMTVFKAAVFTFVAGHAGLVWIILLLPIALSMGISFSATRNPVGSFIMLMLVSIIYGVEFSLISAMYTAANIAAAFVSSAVIFVTMAVFGTVTKRDLSKAGSHAMAALVALIIASLINMFLHSAAITYIFSYIAVIIFVVLTAWDAQKMKAIYVNYGAEVSMGGLAVMGALQLYLDFINLFLQLLQIFGMSNRD, from the coding sequence GTGGACAACTTTTCACGTGAGCCCGAACGGCGTGAAGTAAACGTCAGCGGGCTAAATACCTTTTTGACCCGGATGTACGGGTTGATGTCTTTAGCAGTCTTCGTCTCGGCCATTACGGCCTACCTGACCATGACCGTCTTCAAAGCGGCGGTCTTCACCTTTGTTGCTGGGCATGCCGGCTTGGTCTGGATCATTTTGCTCTTGCCAATCGCCCTTTCGATGGGGATTAGCTTTAGCGCCACCAGGAATCCGGTCGGTTCCTTTATCATGTTGATGTTGGTGTCGATCATCTACGGGGTTGAGTTCTCCTTGATCTCGGCAATGTACACGGCGGCCAACATTGCGGCGGCCTTCGTTTCGTCGGCCGTGATCTTCGTGACGATGGCGGTCTTTGGGACGGTCACCAAGCGCGACCTCAGTAAGGCCGGTAGCCACGCCATGGCGGCGTTGGTGGCCTTGATCATCGCTTCTTTAATTAACATGTTCTTGCACTCAGCAGCGATTACCTACATCTTCTCCTACATCGCCGTGATCATCTTCGTGGTCTTAACGGCTTGGGATGCCCAGAAGATGAAGGCCATCTACGTTAACTACGGGGCCGAAGTTTCCATGGGCGGCTTGGCCGTCATGGGGGCCTTACAGCTTTACCTCGACTTCATTAACTTATTCTTACAGCTCTTGCAAATCTTTGGGATGAGCAACCGCGACTAA
- the murC gene encoding UDP-N-acetylmuramate--L-alanine ligase has product MEKKTYYFVGIKGTGMAALARLLKDLGNEVLGSDIEKETFTQQPLADAGIPVLSFDPANLKEGMIVVQGNAFSDDHEEIVRAKEMGLKIQSYPETVEQVVANHTSIGVAGAHGKTSTTGLLAHVLSNVEQTSYLIGDGVGVGVADARFFVFEADEYRDHFLAYHPDYAIMTNVDFDHPDYFKDLADVKDSFETYGRQVKKGLFAWGEDKSLRDLNVDVPVYYYGTAPDDDFRAANIVRTPDGSTYDAYYKDQKLGTFTIHLYGEHSVLNSLAVVAVAYMEKIDLEKIKAELANFSGVKRRFAEEDIADMKVIDDYAHHPSEIKATIDAARQKFPQKELVVVFQPHTYSRLAAYLTEFGQSLSRADKVFVTPIFGSIREQNGSVSAKDLEDLIPGSEDIDQASITKLLAYHDAVVVFMGAGDIEKYEDDYKARLKERG; this is encoded by the coding sequence ATGGAAAAAAAGACTTACTACTTTGTCGGAATTAAGGGGACCGGGATGGCCGCCTTGGCCCGTCTCTTAAAGGACCTGGGGAATGAGGTTTTGGGCTCGGATATCGAAAAAGAAACCTTTACCCAACAACCACTAGCAGACGCCGGGATCCCGGTGCTCTCCTTTGACCCGGCCAACCTAAAGGAAGGCATGATCGTGGTCCAGGGGAACGCCTTTAGTGATGACCACGAAGAAATTGTGCGGGCAAAGGAAATGGGCCTCAAGATCCAATCTTACCCGGAAACGGTGGAACAAGTGGTCGCTAACCACACCTCGATTGGGGTGGCCGGTGCACACGGTAAGACCAGCACGACCGGGTTATTAGCCCACGTTTTATCCAACGTCGAACAGACCTCCTACTTGATCGGTGACGGGGTCGGTGTCGGGGTGGCGGACGCCCGCTTCTTCGTCTTTGAAGCCGACGAATACCGGGACCACTTCCTGGCTTACCACCCGGACTACGCGATCATGACCAACGTTGACTTCGACCACCCGGACTACTTCAAGGACTTGGCCGACGTCAAGGATTCCTTTGAAACCTACGGCCGGCAAGTCAAAAAGGGTCTCTTTGCCTGGGGTGAGGATAAGAGCCTGCGTGACTTAAACGTTGACGTGCCCGTTTACTACTACGGAACGGCACCCGATGATGACTTCCGGGCGGCCAACATCGTCCGGACCCCGGATGGCTCCACTTATGACGCTTACTACAAAGATCAAAAGCTGGGGACCTTTACCATCCACTTGTACGGGGAACACTCCGTCTTGAATTCGTTGGCCGTGGTGGCCGTGGCCTACATGGAAAAGATCGACTTGGAAAAGATCAAGGCCGAATTGGCCAACTTCAGCGGGGTGAAGCGGCGGTTTGCCGAAGAAGACATCGCCGATATGAAGGTGATTGACGATTACGCCCACCACCCGTCGGAAATCAAGGCGACCATTGACGCCGCCCGCCAAAAGTTCCCGCAAAAGGAACTAGTGGTGGTCTTCCAACCCCACACCTACTCACGGCTAGCCGCTTACCTGACGGAATTTGGCCAGAGTTTAAGCCGGGCTGACAAGGTCTTTGTGACGCCGATCTTTGGCTCGATTCGTGAACAAAACGGGTCGGTTTCGGCCAAGGACCTCGAGGACCTGATCCCGGGTAGCGAGGACATCGATCAAGCATCGATTACCAAGCTGTTGGCATACCACGACGCCGTGGTGGTCTTCATGGGGGCCGGTGATATCGAAAAGTACGAGGATGATTACAAGGCCCGTTTGAAAGAGCGGGGGTAA